One stretch of Sandaracinaceae bacterium DNA includes these proteins:
- a CDS encoding LLM class flavin-dependent oxidoreductase, producing the protein MTAENPFRCYVMGSESLLVQCTEILLREGHKVLGVISEADDIVRWAEDQKIPVVPPGKDLASRLSDDPFEWFFSLANLSIIPDDVLAKPTEGAINFHDGPLPRYAGLNATTWALLHGERTHGVSFHLIEGGVDEGDLLAQRVFELNDRETALTLNTRCYELGIETFGQLVEQLGAGTHERTEQDLGKRSYFGKFDRPDGGSTIDWDQPAHVIDALVRALDYGGYPNPVGAAKVVLERGVLLLPEVERAADSTSEKPGTVVGVDDDGLEVATQTGTLLFPRVLDGEGRPLTAEAAFALGVQPGASLVASPSTRKRLGELDRAMAKNEAFWTRRLSTLEAAKIPQADHATVAKPKQERRAIEATAAPTRLFAGLGAWLARVSGKHAFDVAHRPPSLSETIAGAERLYADRVPMRLSVDLEAPFSALLEATEKELARVDAKGTYPLELFHRQPSAQRPSYDVVAEQVTSLDDWSLPSGAIAGLITDGSRAALVFDAERLAPAQADAMRQQLEALLRGADETLVGDLPLLSEGERRRLLEEWNDTARDFPRDQGVHQLFEAQVDRSPDTQALVYRGSALTYAELDAKANQLAHRLIGLGVKADTPVGLCTDRSLDLLIGALGILKAGGAYVPLDPSYPKDRLAFMVEDSAAPVIVTLSRTRDVLPEGEATRVVLDEEDLGGQPTTRPSVDGWSSDNLAYLIYTSGSTGKPKGVMVEHRNVANFFTGMDAEIPHEPAGRWLAVTSLSFDISVLELFWTLARGFTVVLSSDEDRALVSGGGAGVSQYSHRKIDFSLFYFASDAGENATDKYKLLLDGARFADENGFAAVWTPERHFHAFGGLYPNPSVASAALSTITKNVKLRAGSCVNPLHHPVRVAEEWALVDNLSNGRVGISFAAGWQPNDFVIRPEAFENNKQRMLDEIDIIRRLWRGEGVTFEGPTGPVEVKTLPRPVQKELPFFITAAGNPQTFELAGTLGGGILTHLLGQSVDEAKEKIGIYRKAWKDAGHPGEGHVVLMLHTFVGDDEESVKEIVREPMKAYLKSSMMLIQQHAWSFPAFKKHAREDKSFKDNFLNLSAEDTDALLDHSFERYYETSAMFGTPESCREQVERCRGIGVDEIACLIDFGIDSETVLTHFPQLNTLRAEATAPREDLSEDDYSIAAQLERHAITHMQCTPSMAQMLVMNDEARTALGGLKHLMVGGEAFPGALAKALREATSASITNMYGPTETTIWSSTEAAEPGEGTVAIGTPIANTQLYVLDERRQPVPVGVPGELYIGGDGVTRGYWKREDLTAERFVADPFRGGEARMYRTGDEVRWREDGHLEFLGRMDHQVKLRGYRIELGEIEARLRLHDSVREAVVIAREDTPGDKRLVGYLVTDGTFDAAALKAHLGETLPDFMVPAHLVKMDRFPLTPNKKIDRKALPRPEAAVTRAEEHVAPAGEVEEKIAGVWKRILGLSEVGTRDNFFELGGHSLLAVQAHREIAEATGAKLTVTDIFRFPTIQALADHLEGDGGGNEALQKSADRAAARRQALGRRRVLRRR; encoded by the coding sequence ATGACCGCCGAGAACCCTTTCCGCTGCTACGTGATGGGCAGCGAATCTCTCCTCGTGCAGTGCACCGAGATCCTCCTCCGCGAAGGCCACAAGGTGCTGGGGGTGATCAGCGAGGCGGACGACATCGTCCGCTGGGCCGAGGATCAGAAGATCCCCGTGGTGCCGCCCGGGAAGGACCTCGCGTCGCGCCTCTCGGACGACCCCTTCGAGTGGTTCTTCAGTCTCGCGAACCTCTCCATCATCCCGGACGACGTGCTCGCGAAGCCCACCGAGGGGGCGATCAACTTCCATGACGGCCCGCTGCCTCGCTACGCCGGCCTCAACGCGACGACCTGGGCCCTGCTCCACGGCGAGCGGACCCACGGCGTCAGCTTCCACCTCATCGAGGGCGGAGTGGACGAGGGCGACCTGCTCGCCCAGCGCGTCTTCGAGCTGAACGACCGGGAGACCGCGCTCACGCTCAACACGCGCTGCTACGAGCTCGGCATCGAGACCTTCGGACAGCTGGTCGAGCAGCTCGGCGCGGGCACGCACGAGCGCACCGAGCAGGACCTGGGCAAGCGCAGCTACTTCGGCAAGTTCGACCGCCCCGACGGCGGCTCCACCATCGACTGGGACCAGCCGGCGCACGTCATCGACGCGCTCGTCCGCGCGCTGGACTACGGCGGCTACCCGAACCCGGTCGGCGCGGCCAAGGTCGTGCTCGAGCGCGGCGTGCTGCTCCTCCCGGAGGTCGAGCGGGCCGCGGACAGCACCTCCGAGAAGCCCGGCACCGTGGTCGGCGTCGACGACGACGGCCTCGAGGTCGCCACGCAGACGGGCACCCTCCTCTTCCCGCGCGTGCTCGACGGCGAAGGTCGTCCGCTCACGGCGGAGGCCGCGTTCGCCCTCGGCGTGCAGCCCGGAGCGAGCCTGGTCGCGAGCCCCTCGACCCGGAAGCGGCTCGGGGAGCTGGACCGCGCGATGGCCAAAAACGAGGCCTTCTGGACGCGCCGGCTCTCCACCCTCGAGGCGGCGAAGATCCCGCAGGCCGATCACGCGACCGTCGCGAAGCCGAAGCAGGAGCGCCGCGCGATCGAGGCGACGGCCGCGCCGACGCGGCTCTTCGCGGGGCTGGGCGCGTGGCTCGCGCGCGTCAGCGGCAAGCACGCCTTCGACGTGGCGCACCGGCCGCCGTCGCTCTCCGAGACCATCGCGGGGGCCGAGCGGCTCTACGCAGATCGCGTCCCGATGCGGCTCTCGGTCGATCTGGAGGCGCCGTTCTCCGCCCTCCTCGAGGCCACCGAGAAGGAGCTGGCGCGGGTCGACGCGAAGGGCACCTACCCCCTCGAGCTCTTCCACCGCCAGCCGAGCGCGCAGCGCCCGAGCTACGACGTGGTGGCGGAGCAGGTCACCTCGCTCGACGACTGGAGCCTCCCGAGCGGCGCGATCGCCGGGCTGATCACGGACGGGAGCCGCGCGGCCCTCGTCTTCGACGCGGAGCGGCTCGCGCCGGCCCAGGCGGACGCGATGCGCCAGCAGCTCGAGGCGCTCCTGCGCGGCGCCGACGAGACGCTCGTGGGTGACCTCCCGCTGCTCTCGGAGGGTGAGCGGCGGCGCCTCCTCGAGGAGTGGAACGACACCGCGAGGGACTTCCCGCGCGACCAGGGCGTGCACCAGCTCTTCGAGGCGCAGGTCGACCGCAGCCCCGACACGCAGGCGCTCGTCTACCGCGGCAGCGCGCTCACCTACGCGGAGCTGGACGCCAAGGCCAACCAGCTCGCGCACCGCCTCATCGGCCTCGGCGTGAAGGCCGACACCCCCGTCGGCCTCTGCACCGACCGCAGCCTCGATCTCCTCATCGGCGCCCTCGGCATCCTCAAGGCGGGCGGCGCCTACGTGCCGCTCGACCCCAGCTACCCGAAGGATCGCCTGGCCTTCATGGTCGAGGACAGCGCCGCGCCCGTGATCGTCACGCTCTCCCGCACCCGAGACGTGCTCCCGGAGGGCGAGGCCACGCGGGTCGTGCTCGACGAAGAGGACCTCGGCGGCCAGCCGACCACGCGACCCTCGGTCGACGGCTGGAGCAGCGACAACCTCGCCTACCTCATCTACACGAGCGGCTCGACCGGCAAGCCCAAGGGCGTGATGGTCGAGCACCGGAACGTCGCGAACTTCTTCACCGGCATGGACGCGGAGATCCCGCACGAGCCGGCCGGCCGCTGGCTCGCGGTGACCAGCCTCAGCTTCGACATCTCGGTGCTCGAGCTGTTCTGGACGCTCGCCCGCGGCTTCACGGTGGTGCTCTCGAGCGACGAGGACCGCGCGCTCGTCAGCGGCGGCGGCGCCGGCGTCAGCCAGTACAGCCACCGCAAGATCGACTTCAGCCTCTTCTACTTCGCATCCGACGCGGGCGAGAACGCGACCGACAAGTACAAGCTGCTCCTCGACGGCGCCCGCTTCGCCGACGAGAACGGCTTCGCCGCGGTCTGGACCCCGGAGCGTCACTTCCACGCGTTCGGCGGCCTCTACCCGAACCCGTCGGTGGCCAGCGCCGCGCTCTCGACCATCACCAAGAACGTCAAGCTGCGCGCCGGCAGCTGCGTCAACCCGCTCCACCACCCGGTCCGCGTGGCCGAGGAGTGGGCCCTCGTCGACAACCTCTCGAACGGGCGCGTGGGCATCAGCTTCGCCGCGGGCTGGCAGCCCAACGACTTCGTCATCCGACCGGAGGCGTTCGAGAACAACAAGCAGCGCATGCTCGACGAGATCGACATCATCCGTCGCCTCTGGCGCGGCGAGGGCGTGACCTTCGAGGGGCCGACCGGCCCGGTCGAGGTCAAGACCCTGCCCCGCCCGGTGCAGAAGGAGCTGCCGTTCTTCATCACCGCGGCTGGCAACCCGCAGACCTTCGAGCTGGCCGGGACCCTCGGGGGCGGCATCCTGACCCACCTGCTGGGCCAGAGCGTCGACGAGGCCAAGGAGAAGATCGGGATCTACCGCAAGGCCTGGAAGGACGCGGGGCACCCCGGAGAGGGGCACGTCGTCCTGATGCTCCACACCTTCGTCGGCGACGACGAGGAGAGCGTGAAGGAGATCGTGCGCGAGCCGATGAAGGCCTACCTCAAGAGCTCGATGATGCTGATCCAGCAGCACGCCTGGTCGTTCCCGGCGTTCAAGAAGCACGCGCGCGAGGACAAGTCCTTCAAGGACAACTTCCTCAACCTCTCCGCGGAGGACACCGACGCGTTGCTCGACCACTCGTTCGAGCGGTACTACGAGACGAGCGCGATGTTCGGCACCCCCGAGAGCTGTCGCGAGCAGGTCGAGCGCTGCCGCGGGATCGGCGTCGACGAGATCGCGTGTCTGATCGACTTCGGGATCGACAGCGAGACCGTGCTCACGCACTTCCCGCAGCTCAACACGCTGCGGGCCGAGGCGACGGCGCCGCGCGAGGACCTCTCCGAGGACGACTACTCCATCGCCGCCCAGCTCGAGCGTCACGCGATCACGCACATGCAGTGCACGCCGTCGATGGCGCAGATGCTCGTGATGAACGACGAGGCGCGGACCGCGCTCGGCGGGCTGAAGCACCTGATGGTCGGGGGCGAGGCGTTCCCGGGCGCGCTCGCGAAGGCGCTCCGAGAGGCGACCTCGGCCAGCATCACGAACATGTATGGCCCCACGGAGACCACGATCTGGTCTTCCACGGAGGCGGCCGAGCCGGGAGAGGGGACCGTCGCGATCGGCACCCCCATCGCGAACACCCAGCTCTACGTGCTCGACGAGCGGCGCCAGCCGGTGCCGGTCGGCGTCCCGGGGGAGCTCTACATCGGCGGCGACGGCGTCACGCGCGGCTACTGGAAGCGCGAGGATCTGACGGCCGAGCGCTTCGTGGCCGATCCATTCCGAGGTGGCGAGGCGCGCATGTACCGCACAGGCGACGAGGTGCGCTGGCGCGAGGACGGCCACCTCGAGTTCCTCGGCCGCATGGACCACCAGGTGAAGCTCCGCGGCTACCGCATCGAGCTGGGAGAGATCGAGGCGCGCCTCCGGCTGCACGACAGCGTGCGCGAGGCGGTCGTGATCGCGCGGGAAGACACGCCGGGAGACAAGCGTCTGGTCGGCTACCTGGTGACCGACGGAACCTTCGACGCGGCCGCTCTCAAGGCCCACCTCGGCGAGACGCTGCCCGACTTCATGGTGCCGGCGCACCTCGTGAAGATGGATCGCTTCCCGCTCACCCCGAACAAGAAGATCGATCGCAAGGCGCTGCCCCGCCCGGAGGCCGCCGTCACGCGCGCCGAGGAGCACGTCGCGCCGGCGGGCGAGGTCGAGGAGAAGATCGCGGGCGTGTGGAAGCGCATCCTCGGCCTCAGCGAGGTCGGCACCCGGGACAACTTCTTCGAGCTCGGCGGCCACTCGCTCCTCGCCGTGCAGGCGCACCGCGAGATCGCCGAGGCGACGGGCGCGAAGCTCACCGTGACCGACATCTTCCGCTTCCCCACGATCCAGGCCCTCGCGGATCACCTCGAGGGCGACGGCGGCGGCAACGAGGCGCTCCAGAAGAGCGCCGATCGCGCGGCGGCGCGCCGACAGGCGCTGGGCCGGCGCAGGGTCCTACGGCGGCGGTGA
- a CDS encoding undecaprenyl-phosphate glucose phosphotransferase: MPRQRGFIRPLHNKTGLVQRLLDAAWIVLAHALAFWVYDSAGEWDNHHTVATGGALLVFLFLAEAGGLYRAWRGVPLHKELVRVWAVWGGVLTALLLAAFFTKESSTFSRVATLGWFIGAPTLISVGRGLLRLALQEARKRGRNMRRAGVIGMTEMGERVAAHLAETPWLGMEMVGFFDDRTPERLHTPEADLPDLVGTFDDAVRKAREGEIDILYIALPMRAEPRVQKLLRDLADTTASVYVVPDFFVFDLLHGRWSALDDIPVVSVFETPFYGIDGWVKRFEDIVLGTVFLTIAALPMALIALLIKLTSKGPVFFQQRRYGLDGEIIHVLKFRSMTVAEDGAKVKQAEKNDSRITPVGAILRRLSLDELPQLFHVVTGSMSLVGPRPHAVAHNEAYRKRIHGYMLRHKVKPGLTGWAQVNGWRGETDTLEKMEKRVEHDLEYIRRWGLWFDLKIILLTVFSPKVHRNAY, encoded by the coding sequence ATGCCTCGCCAGCGCGGATTCATTCGCCCCCTCCACAACAAGACCGGGCTCGTACAGCGTCTCCTCGACGCCGCCTGGATCGTCCTCGCCCACGCGCTCGCGTTCTGGGTCTACGACTCGGCCGGCGAGTGGGACAACCACCACACGGTCGCCACCGGCGGCGCTCTGCTCGTCTTCCTCTTCCTCGCGGAGGCGGGGGGCCTCTACCGCGCGTGGCGTGGCGTGCCGCTCCACAAGGAGCTGGTCCGGGTGTGGGCCGTGTGGGGCGGCGTGCTGACCGCGCTGCTGCTCGCCGCCTTCTTCACCAAGGAGTCGTCGACCTTCAGCCGCGTCGCCACCCTTGGCTGGTTCATCGGGGCGCCGACCCTGATCAGCGTCGGCCGGGGCCTGCTCCGGCTCGCCCTGCAGGAGGCGCGCAAGCGCGGCCGCAACATGCGCCGCGCGGGGGTGATCGGCATGACCGAGATGGGCGAGCGCGTGGCGGCCCACCTCGCGGAGACGCCGTGGCTCGGTATGGAGATGGTCGGCTTCTTCGACGACCGCACGCCCGAGCGCCTCCACACCCCGGAGGCGGATCTGCCCGACCTGGTGGGCACCTTCGACGACGCGGTGCGCAAGGCGCGCGAGGGGGAGATCGACATCCTCTACATCGCGCTCCCCATGCGGGCCGAGCCGCGCGTGCAGAAGCTCCTGCGCGACCTCGCCGACACCACGGCCAGCGTCTACGTGGTGCCGGACTTCTTCGTCTTCGATCTGCTGCACGGCCGCTGGAGCGCGCTCGACGACATCCCGGTGGTGAGCGTGTTCGAGACGCCGTTCTACGGCATCGACGGCTGGGTCAAGCGCTTCGAGGACATCGTGCTGGGGACGGTCTTCCTCACCATCGCGGCTCTCCCGATGGCCCTCATCGCGCTGCTGATCAAGCTCACGAGCAAGGGGCCCGTGTTCTTCCAGCAGCGTCGCTACGGGCTCGACGGCGAGATCATCCACGTCCTGAAGTTCCGCTCGATGACGGTCGCGGAGGACGGGGCCAAGGTGAAGCAGGCCGAGAAGAACGACAGCCGCATCACGCCCGTCGGCGCGATCCTCCGCCGGCTCTCGCTGGACGAGCTGCCGCAGCTCTTCCACGTCGTCACGGGCTCGATGAGCCTGGTGGGGCCGCGTCCCCACGCCGTCGCCCACAACGAGGCGTACCGCAAGCGCATCCACGGCTACATGCTGCGCCACAAGGTCAAGCCCGGGCTGACCGGCTGGGCGCAGGTGAACGGCTGGCGCGGCGAGACCGACACGCTCGAGAAGATGGAGAAGCGGGTCGAGCACGACCTCGAGTACATCCGTCGCTGGGGCCTGTGGTTCGACCTGAAGATCATCCTGCTCACCGTCTTCAGCCCCAAGGTGCACCGCAACGCCTACTGA
- a CDS encoding 4'-phosphopantetheinyl transferase superfamily protein — translation MIEDALSDLLGPRVRFAVRIPGEVPLTALMAPEEHLAARAVDKRRYELAAGRDAARAALRLLGAPTIAIGRGGRGEPLWPEGVVGTITHTDTLCVAAVADAGAMRGLGLDAEPDEPLDRELWSLITTREEHVALQDDPRPGERARRTFCAKEAAYKCQYPLSGTFLEFEDVVIRHDADDRFDAVFQRSAPPFAAGATIHGRFVRAGAHVIAGAWIDNEGETR, via the coding sequence GTGATCGAGGACGCGCTCAGCGACCTGCTCGGCCCCCGGGTGCGCTTCGCGGTGCGGATCCCCGGAGAGGTGCCTCTGACGGCGCTCATGGCGCCGGAGGAGCACCTCGCCGCGCGCGCCGTCGACAAGCGCCGCTACGAGCTCGCCGCGGGTCGGGACGCCGCGCGGGCCGCGCTCCGTCTACTCGGCGCCCCCACGATCGCGATCGGGCGCGGCGGACGCGGGGAGCCTCTGTGGCCCGAGGGCGTCGTGGGCACGATCACGCACACCGACACGCTCTGCGTGGCCGCGGTCGCGGACGCCGGGGCGATGCGCGGGCTCGGGCTCGACGCCGAGCCAGACGAGCCGCTCGACCGCGAGCTGTGGTCCCTGATCACGACGCGCGAGGAGCACGTCGCCCTGCAGGATGACCCGCGCCCCGGTGAGCGCGCGCGGCGCACCTTTTGCGCGAAGGAGGCAGCCTACAAGTGCCAGTACCCGCTCAGCGGGACCTTCCTCGAATTCGAGGACGTGGTGATCCGGCACGACGCCGACGATCGCTTCGACGCCGTCTTCCAGCGCAGCGCGCCCCCGTTCGCGGCGGGCGCGACGATCCACGGTCGCTTCGTGCGGGCCGGGGCGCACGTGATCGCGGGTGCCTGGATCGACAACGAAGGAGAGACGCGCTGA
- a CDS encoding glycosyltransferase: MKLFVTVGAQMPFDRLIEAVDAWAATQDDVEILAQIGDSEVSPRHLTHTRFLEPVEFDRAYDEADAVIGHAGIGTLFAALERGKPIVVLPREAARRETRNDHQIATAKAFARFAGVHVAWNEAELPAKLGTLSRSRTGPQLGAYASGPLVERISAFIDS; encoded by the coding sequence GTGAAGCTCTTCGTCACCGTGGGCGCGCAGATGCCCTTCGATCGCCTCATCGAGGCCGTCGACGCCTGGGCAGCGACGCAGGACGACGTGGAGATCCTGGCGCAGATCGGGGACTCCGAGGTGTCGCCTCGCCACCTGACGCACACGCGCTTCCTCGAGCCGGTGGAGTTCGACCGCGCCTACGACGAGGCCGACGCCGTCATCGGCCACGCCGGCATCGGCACCCTCTTCGCGGCCCTCGAGCGCGGCAAGCCGATCGTCGTGCTCCCGCGCGAGGCGGCGCGCCGCGAGACGCGGAACGACCACCAGATCGCGACCGCGAAGGCCTTCGCCCGGTTCGCCGGCGTGCACGTCGCCTGGAACGAAGCCGAGCTTCCCGCCAAGCTCGGCACGCTCTCCCGCTCTCGAACCGGGCCGCAGCTGGGCGCCTACGCGTCCGGCCCGCTCGTCGAGCGGATCTCCGCTTTCATCGACTCGTGA
- a CDS encoding SLBB domain-containing protein yields the protein MNAHLPHTAVLIFATVSFSLLPGCIGSLPTPPTVPDANAGFRAMESTPAPGVDQDEPRPMALYPGDVVALRMQAADVETIEGLSVDERGMLHVPLAGDVQVAGLPLVDAEERIEQAMRRFISTVRVTIVMSDPAGHVASVIGAVGEQGRVVIAPGMRVADLLAAAGGPATSSEGGSTTLLADLSSARLVRGGEAVPIDVGTAVTGDPRHNVFVRPGDYLYVPPQLRGLISVLGEVNGARVLPFQPGIRLSQALAMAGGITRDANGGDIRIVRGGPDDAMIYRAGIDHVVSGHYEDPVLAPGDIVYVGSSGLADFRDFTTAISPIISIGATTAIGVAAFSSGP from the coding sequence GTGAACGCACATCTGCCTCACACCGCCGTGCTGATTTTCGCCACGGTCTCTTTTTCCCTCTTGCCGGGCTGCATCGGCAGCCTGCCGACCCCGCCGACGGTGCCGGACGCGAACGCTGGCTTCCGCGCCATGGAGTCGACGCCCGCGCCCGGCGTGGACCAGGACGAGCCGCGCCCGATGGCGCTCTATCCGGGCGACGTGGTCGCGCTGCGCATGCAGGCGGCCGACGTCGAGACCATCGAAGGACTGAGCGTCGACGAGCGTGGCATGCTGCACGTCCCTCTGGCGGGTGACGTCCAGGTCGCGGGGCTCCCGCTCGTGGACGCCGAGGAGCGCATCGAGCAGGCCATGCGGCGCTTCATCAGCACCGTGCGCGTCACGATCGTGATGAGTGACCCAGCGGGGCACGTCGCGTCGGTCATCGGCGCGGTGGGGGAGCAGGGCCGCGTCGTGATCGCGCCCGGCATGCGCGTGGCGGATCTCCTCGCCGCGGCAGGTGGGCCCGCCACGTCGAGCGAGGGCGGGTCGACCACCCTGCTCGCCGATCTCTCGAGCGCCCGGCTGGTCCGCGGCGGCGAGGCGGTGCCGATCGACGTCGGTACCGCGGTGACCGGAGATCCTCGGCACAACGTCTTCGTGCGACCGGGCGACTACCTCTACGTGCCGCCGCAGCTGCGCGGGCTGATCAGCGTGCTCGGCGAGGTGAACGGGGCGCGCGTGCTCCCGTTCCAGCCGGGCATCCGCCTCTCGCAGGCCCTGGCGATGGCGGGCGGAATCACTCGTGATGCCAACGGAGGCGACATCCGGATCGTCCGCGGCGGCCCCGACGACGCGATGATCTACCGCGCCGGCATCGATCACGTGGTGAGCGGCCACTACGAGGACCCCGTGCTCGCGCCCGGCGACATCGTCTACGTGGGCTCGAGCGGCCTGGCAGATTTCCGCGACTTCACGACCGCGATCTCCCCGATCATCAGCATCGGCGCCACCACCGCGATCGGCGTCGCCGCCTTCAGCTCGGGCCCGTAG
- a CDS encoding NAD-dependent epimerase/dehydratase family protein — MRQTLKILVTGGAGFIGSHVADALLEEGHSVVVLDDLSSGRAENVPEKALFLEGDLRDAALVDRAFAEHDFDVVCHQGAQTSVSVSTREPVRDAEINVIGGLNVLEAARAHGIARFVFASTGGAIYGDIPEGQRAGEGWPPQPISPYACSKLAFERYLAAYHHEHGTPSTILRYANVYGPRQDPHGEAGVVAIFCQRLASGEKIRINAMREVGDAGCVRDYVYVADVVKANLLAIQGKLEGKVINVGSGEGTSTLQLAERIEAALGVKTDKEWGTRRAGDLERSVLEPNDELQRHTGPATPIADGIRETARWFAGRA, encoded by the coding sequence GTGAGGCAGACCTTGAAGATCCTCGTCACCGGAGGCGCCGGCTTCATCGGCAGCCACGTCGCGGACGCGCTCCTCGAAGAGGGGCACAGCGTGGTCGTGCTCGACGACCTCAGCAGCGGACGCGCCGAGAACGTGCCCGAGAAGGCGCTCTTCCTCGAGGGCGACCTGCGGGACGCGGCGCTCGTGGACCGCGCGTTCGCCGAGCACGACTTCGACGTGGTCTGCCACCAGGGCGCGCAGACGAGCGTCAGCGTCTCCACCCGCGAGCCCGTGCGCGACGCGGAGATCAACGTGATCGGCGGGCTCAACGTGCTCGAGGCTGCGCGCGCGCACGGCATCGCCCGCTTCGTCTTCGCCTCGACGGGCGGCGCCATCTACGGCGACATCCCCGAGGGCCAGCGCGCGGGCGAGGGATGGCCACCGCAGCCCATCAGCCCCTACGCGTGCTCGAAGCTCGCGTTCGAGCGCTACCTCGCGGCCTACCACCACGAGCACGGCACCCCCTCGACCATCCTCCGCTACGCCAACGTCTACGGCCCGCGCCAGGACCCCCACGGCGAGGCCGGCGTGGTCGCCATTTTCTGCCAGCGCCTGGCGAGCGGAGAGAAGATCCGCATCAACGCCATGCGCGAGGTCGGCGACGCCGGCTGTGTGCGCGACTACGTCTACGTGGCCGACGTCGTGAAGGCGAACCTGCTCGCCATCCAGGGCAAGCTCGAGGGCAAGGTCATCAACGTCGGCAGCGGCGAGGGGACCTCCACCCTCCAGCTCGCGGAGCGCATCGAGGCGGCCCTCGGCGTCAAGACCGACAAGGAGTGGGGCACGCGGCGCGCGGGCGATCTCGAGCGCTCGGTGCTCGAGCCCAACGACGAGCTCCAGCGGCACACGGGCCCGGCGACGCCGATCGCGGACGGCATCCGAGAGACGGCGCGCTGGTTCGCGGGACGGGCGTGA